The Populus trichocarpa isolate Nisqually-1 chromosome 2, P.trichocarpa_v4.1, whole genome shotgun sequence genome has a window encoding:
- the LOC7478799 gene encoding pentatricopeptide repeat-containing protein At1g05600, with the protein MSIRWPRLLTPTQLSQILRSQKNPLTALQIFKDAKDKYPSYHHNGPVYATMISILGNSDRIAEMKEVIDQMRDDSCECKDSVFVTAIKTYASAGQISEAVSLFKNIPKFNCVNWTESFNTLLQILVKESKLETAHRFFLENSCGWEVKSRIRALNLLLDVLCQRNRSDLALQIFQEMDYQGCYPNRDSYRILMRGLCEDGRLNEATHLLYSMFWRISQKGSGEDIVVYRTLLDALCDNGQVEEAMEILGKILRKGLKAPKRYRHRLDLSQCNNCEDIEATKLLINEALIRGGVPSLASYTAMAVDLYCEGKTGQADKVLDETQERGYRPSLRTYEAKVTALCRQGRSGEAINVIEREMVERNSVPNVRLYNVLLKGLCDAGNSAIAVSYLKRMAKQVGCVANQETYGILVDGLCRDGRFVEASKVLEEMLIKSYWPPADTYNILIRGLSSMGRQYEAVIWLEEMVSQDKLPELYVWRSLVTSVCCNMVAVDVSCETFNQLISS; encoded by the coding sequence ATGAGTATAAGGTGGCCTAGGCTTCTAACACCAACACAACTCTCTCAAATTTTGAGGAGCCAGAAAAATCCATTAACGGCGTTGCAGATTTTCAAGGATGCAAAAGACAAATACCCCAGCTATCACCACAATGGTCCTGTGTATGCCACCATGATCAGCATCCTTGGAAACTCAGACCGAATTGCTGAGATGAAAGAGGTTATTGATCAGATGCGCGACGATTCCTGTGAGTGCAAAGATTCAGTCTTTGTTACTGCAATCAAGACCTATGCGAGTGCAGGCCAAATAAGTGAAGCTGTCTCACTCTTCAAGAATATTCCAAAATTCAACTGTGTAAATTGGACTGAATCTTTCAATACCCTTTTGCAAATATTGGTGAAGGAATCAAAACTTGAAACAGCTCACCGTTTTTTCTTGGAGAACTCATGTGGGTGGGAAGTGAAATCTCGCATTCGTGCCTTAAACCTGCTATTGGATGTTCTTTGCCAACGTAATCGCTCTGACCTTGCATTGCAAATCTTCCAAGAGATGGATTATCAGGGTTGCTATCCGAATAGGGATAGTTATCGAATTCTTATGAGGGGATTGTGTGAAGATGGAAGGCTAAACGAGGCCACACATTTGTTATACTCAATGTTTTGGAGGATCTCTCAAAAGGGAAGCGGAGAGGATATCGTAGTATATAGAACCCTTTTGGATGCTCTATGTGATAATGGGCAGGTTGAAGAAGCTATGGAAATCCTTGGTAAGATATTAAGGAAGGGGCTGAAGGCACCTAAGCGATACCGCCACCGTCTTGATCTTAGTCAGTGCAATAATTGTGAAGATATAGAAGCCACAAAGCTTTTGATTAATGAAGCTCTAATCAGAGGCGGAGTTCCCAGTTTGGCTAGTTATACAGCGATGGCTGTTGATCTTTACTGTGAAGGCAAGACTGGTCAGGCTGATAAAGTGCTAGATGAAACTCAAGAGAGAGGCTATAGGCCATCACTTAGGACTTATGAAGCGAAGGTCACCGCATTGTGTAGACAAGGTAGGAGTGGTGAAGCCATTAATGTAATCGAAAGGGAGATGGTAGAGAGAAATAGTGTTCCAAATGTAAGATTGTATAATGTCTTATTGAAAGGCTTATGTGATGCAGGGAATTCAGCAATCGCTGTTAGTTATTTGAAAAGGATGGCTAAGCAGGTGGGTTGTGTTGCCAATCAGGAAACTTACGGCATTTTAGTGGATGGGCTGTGTCGAGATGGTAGGTTTGTTGAAGCAAGTAAGGTTTTGGAAGAGAtgttaattaaatcatattggCCACCAGCTGATACCTACAATATCCTTATAAGGGGTCTTTCCTCCATGGGCAGGCAATATGAAGCTGTTATATGGTTAGAGGAGATGGTCAGCCAGGATAAGCTACCAGAACTTTATGTGTGGAGATCCTTGGTAACTTCTGTTTGTTGTAATATGGTTGCTGTAGATGTTAGCTGTGAGACATTTAATCAGCTTATCAGTTCATAG
- the LOC7478800 gene encoding 60S acidic ribosomal protein P1, with the protein MSTSELACTYAAAILYDDNIAITAEKIAELVKAANVQIESFWPSLFAKLLEKRNIEDLILNVGSGGGAAVAVAAPAGGAPAAAAPVVEEKKKEEVKEESEDEDMGFSLFD; encoded by the exons ATGTCTACTAGCGAGCTTGCCTGCACGTACGCTGCTGCTATTCTCTACGATGATAACATCGCCATCACT GCAGAGAAGATTGCAGAATTGGTTAAAGCAGCCAATGTGCAAATTGAATCTTTCTGGCCAAGCTTGTTTGCCAAGCTTCTTGAGAAGCGCAACATTGAGGATCTCATCTTGAATGTTGGCTCTGGTGGCGGTGCTGCTGTAGCTGTTGCTGCCCCAGCTGGTGGtgctcctgctgctgctgctcctgTTGttgaggagaagaagaag GAAGAGGTTAAGGAGGAAAGTGAGGATGAAGACATGGGATTCAGCTTGTTTGATTAG
- the LOC7478801 gene encoding pyruvate dehydrogenase E1 component subunit alpha-3, chloroplastic: MASASAFSATKFTQPFSLNGTTSRSHEKHQSFFDPLRTAPSSSSFLGSTRKLRLSSASKSKLVANPNRRSAVVAVSDVVKEKKVKSTTNLLITKEEGLEVYEDMILGRAFEDMCAQMYYRGKMFGFVHLYNGQEAVSTGFIKLLKREDSVVSTYRDHVHALSKGVPARAVMSELFGKTTGCCRGQGGSMHMFSKEHNLIGGFAFIGEGIPVATGAAFSSKYRREVLKEADCDHVTLAFFGDGTCNNGQFFECLNMAALWKLPIVFVVENNLWAIGMSHVRATSDPEIWKKGPAFGMPGVHVDGMDVLKVREVAKEAIGRARRGEGPTLVECETYRFRGHSLADPDELRDPAEKARYAARDPIAALKKYMIENSLASEAELKAIEKKIDEVVEEAVEFADESPHPSRSQLLENVFADPKGFGIGPDGRYRCEDPKFTEGTARV; the protein is encoded by the exons ATGGCATCAGCTTCAGCTTTCTCTGCTACCAAATTCACCCAGCCGTTTTCTCTCAACGGCACTACCTCCAGATCTCATGAAAAGCACCAATCTTTCTTTGATCCTCTTAGGACTgccccttcttcttcctctttccttGGATCCACCCGCAAACTTCGCCTTAGTTCTGCTTCCAAATCCAAGCTTGTGGCCAATCCCAACCGTCGATCGGCTGTTGTCGCTGTCTCTGATGTTGTCAAGGAAAAGAAGGTCAAATCTACCACCAATCTG TTGATCACTAAAGAAGAAGGATTGGAGGTATATGAAGATATGATATTGGGCAGAGCTTTCGAGGACATGTGTGCCCAGATGTATTATAGAGGCAAAatgtttggttttgttcatCTTTACAATGGTCAAGAGGCTGTCTCAACTGGGTTCATCAAGCTTTTGAAGCGGGAGGATTCTGTTGTCAGTACTTATCGTGATCATGTACATGCTTTAAGTAAGGGGGTCCCAGCTCGTGCTGTCATGAGCGAGCTCTTTGGCAAGACTACTGGGTGTTGCCGGGGCCAAGGTGGATCTATGCACATGTTCTCGAAAGAGCACAACTTGATTGGTGGGTTTGCTTTTATTGGAGAGGGAATTCCAGTGGCTACTGGTGCAGCATTTTCCAGCAAGTATAGGAGGGAGGTTTTGAAGGAGGCGGATTGTGATCATGTGACATTGGCCTTTTTTGGTGATGGTACTTGTAACAATGGGCAGTTCTTTGAGTGTTTGAACATGGCAGCATTGTGGAAATTGCCCATCGTGTTTGTTGTTGAGAATAACTTGTGGGCTATTGGGATGTCACACGTGAGGGCAACTTCGGATCCAGAGATTTGGAAGAAGGGTCCAGCATTTGGGATGCCAGGTGTTCATGTTGATGGAATGGATGTTTTGAAGGTGAGGGAGGTGGCCAAGGAGGCAATTGGAAGGGCTAGGAGAGGAGAAGGACCAACATTGGTGGAATGTGAAACTTACAGGTTTAGAGGACACTCATTGGCTGATCCTGATGAGCTTCGTGACCCTG CTGAGAAGGCTCGCTATGCTGCTAGAGATCCCATCGCAGCCTTGAAGAAGTACATGATTGAGAACAGCCTTGCCAGTGAAGCAGAGCTAAAGGCTATTGAGAAGAAGATAGACGAAGTGGTTGAGGAGGCTGTTGAATTTGCAGATGAGAGCCCTCATCCATCACGCAGCCAGCTACTTGAGAATGTCTTTGCTGATCCAAAGGGCTTTGGAATTGGACCTGATGGCCGGTATAGATGCGAGGATCCAAAATTCACAGAAGGTACGGCTCGTGTCTAG
- the LOC7487744 gene encoding conserved oligomeric Golgi complex subunit 4 encodes MKMVATPNGAVTKSPKPQPQPLQEEPQQEDETTLNSPSIKFGTPEALDHVRNLTDVGAMTRLLHECIAYQRGLDLNLDTLLSQRSDLDKNLHHLQKSADVLEIVKADFDHMHSNVRSTCDLADHVSAKVRELDLAQSRVNSTLLRIDAIVERGNCIEGVKNALEKEDYESAAKYVQTFLQIDAKYKDSGSDQREQLLASKRTLEGIVGKKLSAAVDSRDHSTILRFIRLFSPLGLEEEGLQVYVGYLKKVISMRSRLEFENLVELMEQSYNNSNVSSNVNFVGGLTNLFKDIVLAIEENDEILRGLCGEDGIVYAICELQEECDSRGSLILKKYMEYRKLGKLASEINAQNKNLLAVGAPEGPDPREIELYLEEILSLMQLGEDYTEFMVSKIKGLSSVDPELVPRATKSFRSGSFSRVVQEITGFYVILEGFFMVENVRKAIKIDEHVPDSLTTSTVDDVFYVLQSCLRRAISTSNVNSVIAVLSAAGSLLSNEYHEALQQKMRELNLGAKLFLGGVGVQKTGTEFATALNNMDVSGEYVLKLKHEIEEQCAEAFPATADRERVKSCLSELGDVSSTFKQALNAGMEQLVATVTPRIRPVLDSVATISYELSEAEYADNEVNDPWVQRLLHSVETNVSWLQPLMTANNYDSFVHLVIDFIVKRLEVIMMQKRFSQLGGLQLDRDVRALVSHFSSMTQRTVRDKFARLTQMATILNLEKVSEILDFWGENSGPMTWRLTPAEVRRVLGLRVDFKPEAIAALKL; translated from the exons atgaaaatggtAGCAACCCCAAATGGAGCAGTCACGAAATCCCCAAAACCCCAACCACAACCACTACAAGAAGAACCCCAACAAGAAGACGAAACCACCCTCAACTCTCCCTCTATTAAATTCGGCACCCCTGAAGCCTTAGACCACGTTCGCAACCTAACCGACGTAGGCGCCATGACTCGTCTCCTCCACGAATGCATAGCCTACCAACGCGGTCTCGACCTCAACCTCGATACTCTTTTATCCCAACGTTCCGATCTCGACAAGAATCTCCATCACCTCCAAAAATCCGCTGATGTTCTCGAGATTGTCAAGGCCGATTTCGACCACATGCACTCCAATGTCCGCTCCACCTGCGATTTAGCAGATCACGTGAGTGCCAAAGTGCGTGAGCTCGATCTTGCTCAGTCGCGTGTTAATTCCACCCTCTTGCGTATTGATGCGATTGTTGAGAGAGGGAATTGTATTGAAGGAGTGAAGAATGCGCTTGAAAAAGAGGATTATGAGTCTGCTGCCAAGTATGTGCAGACATTTTTGCAGATTGATGCAAAGTATAAAGATTCTGGGTCGGATCAGAGAGAGCAGTTGTTGGCGTCGAAGAGAACGCTCGAAGGAATTGTGGGCAAGAAGTTGTCCGCTGCGGTGGATTCCAGGGATCATTCGACGATTTTAAGGTTTATCAGGCTTTTTTCGCCTCTAGGATTGGAAGAAGAGGGCTTGCAGGTTTATGTTGGATATTTAAAGAAAGTGATTTCGATGCGATCTAGGCTTGAGTTTGAGAATTTAGTGGAGTTAATGGAACAGAGttataataatagtaatgtTAGTAGTAATGTTAATTTTGTTGGGGGTTTGACGAATTTGTTTAAGGATATTGTTTTGGCTattgaagaaaatgatgagaTATTGAGGGGTTTGTGTGGTGAAGATGGGATTGTTTATGCAATTTGCGAATTACAAGAGGAGTGTGATTCGAGGGGTtctttgattttgaagaaatataTGGAGTATAGGAAACTGGGGAAGTTGGCGTCGGAGATTAATGCACAGAATAAGAATTTACTTGCTGTTGGTGCACCGGAAGGGCCAGACCCAAGAGAGATTGAGTTGTATTTAGAAGAGATATTGTCATTGATGCAATTAGGTGAGGATTATACAGAATTCATGGTTTCGAAGATTAAAGGGTTGAGCTCTGTTGATCCCGAGTTGGTTCCACGAGCTACTAAATCATTTAGGAGTGGGAGTTTTAGTAGAGTAGTTCAGGAGATCACTGGGTTTTATGTGATTTTAGAGGGATTCTTTATGGTTGAAAATGTAAGGAAAGCTATTAAGATTGATGAGCATGTGCCTGATAGCCTTACAACGTCTACTGTTGACGATGTGTTCTATGTTCTTCAAAGTTGCTTGAGAAGGGCAATATCAACTTCAAACGTTAATTCTGTGATTGCAGTCTTGAGTGCTGCAGGTAGTTTGTTAAGTAATGAATACCATGAAGCTTTGCAACAGAAAATGAGAGAACTAAACCTTGGTGCAAAGCTGTTTTTGGGTGGTGTTGGTGTACAAAAGACTGGGACTGAGTTTGCCACTGCATTGAATAATATGGATGTGAGTGGCGAGTATGTCTTGAAGTTGAAgcatgagattgaagagcaatgTGCTGAG GCATTCCCTGCAACAGCAGATAGAGAAAGGGTGAAATCTTGTTTGTCTGAGTTGGGTGATGTGAGCAGTACTTTCAAGCAAGCCCTGAATGCTGGCATGGAACAACTAGTGGCAACCGTTACACCTCGAATCCGTCCAGTATTAGATAGTGTAGCAACCATCAGTTATGAATTATCTGAGGCTGAATATGCAGATAATGAGGTGAATGACCCATGGGTCCAGAGGCTTCTCCACTCTGTTGAGACAAATGTATCGTGGCTCCAGCCTCTAATGACTGCCAACAATTATGATTCATTTGTACATTTGGTCATTGACTTCATTGTGAAGAGGCTCGAAGTGATCATGATGCAGAAGAGGTTCAGTCAGCTTGGAGGCCTTCAGCTTGACAGGGATGTGAGGGCATTGGTAAGCCATTTCTCTAGCATGACTCAGAGGACTGTGAGAGACAAGTTTGCTCGTCTCACTCAAATGGCAACTATTCTCAACTTAGAAAAGGTATCTGAGATTCTAGATTTCTGGGGTGAGAACTCTGGACCTATGACCTGGAGACTAACCCCTGCAGAGGTTAGGCGAGTGTTGGGTCTAAGGGTTGATTTTAAACCTGAAGCTATTGCTGCTTTGAAGTTGTGA